In Uranotaenia lowii strain MFRU-FL chromosome 2, ASM2978415v1, whole genome shotgun sequence, one genomic interval encodes:
- the LOC129746218 gene encoding caspase-8: protein MSDELSVEDLDFLESQLDFQDKVSLLFLLYGHRDPHYLLQTLTVARKTPEQETHLLGDWMRYVTDLETGVNWSSEVLEALSIIQANLALLKCGFDDDAFTEKFLPKIAELASFVNPVLKGLYILCEKVDDIILEKVVRCLKSICQVKLNEREYFELVLLELVCQGSIKLGRRTEKIQCDLLNLVAVFKNLERDDLGDFCKTIASNFNNESTTSPNQSDNIKDSQCFEQDQPGITIKDNAQIDRYFIARKNAGIILIVNQFEFYRETNPELAELLPSKPLNNRRGTDVDKLAILNLFVAFGYQAIVVENIPHYEILRQVEAAVDQIKSSHCSLIVAILSHGQEGKVYGSNSIPLNVKSIEKAMAAEKLTGKPKLLFVQACQGVNLQSAVEVIQPLEHDGPSSERTASVFVDFLVAWSTVPGFASVRHIEKGSWFIQELCTKLRAMHGSNHLMDILTAVIDDVSSKRGYGNECMVPILYSTLRKKLYFEPL from the exons ATGAGTGATGAACTAAGTGTTGAGGATCTGGATTTTCTAGAGTCACAACTGGACTTTCAGGATAAG GTCTCCTTGCTGTTCCTGTTATATGGCCACCGTGATCCGCATTATTTACTGCAAACCCTAACTGTGGCTCGAAAGACGCCAGAACAAGAAACCCATCTACTAGGCGATTGGATGCGTTATGTCACAGATCTGGAAACAGGAGTTAACTGGAGCTCAGAAGTTTTGGAAGCTCTTAGCATTATTCAAGCGAATCTAGCACTCCTCAAATGTGGATTTGACGATGACGCTTTCACAGAAAAGTTTCTGCCGAAGATAGCAGAACTGGCCAGCTTCGTTAATCCGGTGCTGAAAGGATTGTATATTTTGTGCGAGAAAGTCGACgacattattttggaaaaagttgtaCGCTGTTTGAAATCGATATGTCAGGTGAAACTAAATGAAAGAGAATATTTCGAACTTGTTTTACTGGAGCTTGTATGTCAGGGTTCTATAAAACTTGGCAGACGGACTGAAAAGATCCAATGTGATTTGCTCAATTTGGTagctgtttttaaaaacttggaaAGAGATGACTTGggtgatttttgtaaaaccaTAGCTagcaattttaataatgaaagtACCACGAGTCCAAATCAGTCCGATAACATTAAAGATTCTCAATGCTTTGAACAAGATCAACCAGGCATTACCATAAAGGATAACGCTCAAATAGATCGGTATTTTATTGCCAGAAAAAATGCCGGTATAATTCTGATCGTGAATCAATTTGAGTTTTATCGTGAGACAAATCCGGAACTAGCGGAGCTCCTGCCCTCGAAACCGCTCAACAATCGTCGAGGTACCGATGTTGACAAGCTAGCGATCCTTAATCTTTTCGTCGCTTTTGGATATCAGGCGATCGTGGTGGAAAACATTCCTCATTATGAAATCTTGCGCCAAGTTGAAGCGGCGGTAGATCAAATCAAATCATCGCATTGCTCGTTGATTGTGGCCATTCTGTCCCACGGCCAGGAAGGTAAAGTCTACGGGAGCAACAGCATTCCTCTGAATGTGAAATCCATCGAAAAAGCGATGGCGGCCGAGAAGCTTACCGGCAAACCGAAGCTGCTGTTCGTGCAAGCCTGCCAGGGAGTGAATCTGCAATCGGCTGTCGAGGTTATTCAACCGCTAGAACACGACGGACCATCTTCGGAACGGACGGCTTCCGTTTTTGTGGACTTTCTCGTGGCCTGGTCTACGGTGCCCGGATTCGCATCGGTTCGACACATCGAGAAGGGCTCGTGGTTTATCCAGGAACTGTGTACTAAGCTGCGGGCAATGCATGGAAG cAATCATCTTATGGATATACTAACAGCTGTGATAGACGATGTTTCCAGTAAGCGAGGCTACGGAAACGAATGTATGGTGCCTATTCTTTACAGTACGTTAAGGAAGAAGTTGTATTTTGAACCTTTATGA